The sequence CTTTAACTTTACAATCTGAGGTTAGGTTAAAACTTTGAGTAGGGAAAACTGGAGGGAAAGGTGTGATCTTTTTCACTAACATGGGCAAGTATCGctcatagaaaagaaaacacaagTAGCTGGCAATAAAGAATATATGGTTGAACATGGACAGATGAAGATAAAAGAACACGTGAAATTTGCATTCAAGCAAAGATGATGAAAAACCATTTCCCAGAGTTGAAAGGAAATTCAGACTCGTTAGATCTTCTTGTTCATTCTGATTATATGTGAATTGAATGGCTAAGGCGCCCCTTaactttttattcttctaatATTTCCCCTTTTTGAGACCAGCTTTCCAAGAGTGTGATTTATTTCTTCCAAAAATCGAATTTCAAGAAGTAACTACCagaaaaaaacttaaaaaaatgaaaatcagCAAATACCAAATTAGCTCTAAgattaatattcttaatttaacACCACATCACAGGATATGTGCAAAAACATATTTACAGTTggttaattaaaaacatattctttttcttcaaaggaaaaatagaaaaggaaggGAAGCAATGTTCATCCTTTCAACTTGGGACAAAAATTTATACATCTTCCACGGCAAAGAGTGCTGGTTTAAGACCTTCCTGCTCCGAAAAGGACAGGGTGCAGAACCTCCCAACTTCCAAAGCTTCGAAgtaaaatttgtttttcctttgttAGGGCTGCGGGTAAATCAAGTTCTAATCCTTTCGTTGCTACTTTACTTCAAGCAATGCCTCAGAATTTAAAGGTACTACAGAGCAGCAGAATCTATACTATGAAGCTAGTTAAATCAAGTACATCTGAGCCCAAAAAgtctttctatctcactatCAGGCTATGAGGAATGCTAATTCAACTTGACAGTCATGAGGGATTCTGCACTAACTTTGGATGAGTAGCAGCATATATAGAAGAATTCACATCAGGCTTCAGGTGTGAAAGAAGATGCTGTATATCTGGACGAAGACTTTCTGCAGCTCTCGCGCAAAGAGCCAGGACCTCAGCTCTAGGCTTGCTATTAGCCTGGACAGGCCCTCCCTGCCCTTCATAATGGATAACATGATGGCTGAAACACAATgattattcaaataaatttttagaagcAATCATACCATGAAAAGCCAACCCATACACAGTTAAAGGAGCAAGAAACTAAAACTTACAGGAAGTCAATAAGATCTGCTATTTCCGATGCTTCAACTGGAGTTGATGGCTGTGAATTCCTCCCAAATACATCAACCATTGTGTTTAAAAGCAATAAGAGGGTCTGTAATGTGGTTGTGAAAATCataagataagaaaataaacaagcaCACCTTgtaaaaaagtaaatacaaCCGAGTAGGCAGTTAAGTAAAAGGTAGAAAATACTGAGCAGTTCTACTATACCTTATTGAAGAGAGAGTGAGCATTGGCAAGTCTTGGTAGCAGGGGACCCATTATTCGGAAAGCTATCCTCAACATTGCAACAGATGTTATTGGCCTGAGATGTTTAACAATTGCATGCGTCCCTTCTAGCCATTCCTGTGGAAGGTTACTGAAGAAAGAATGTAGCAAGGCAACTATATTACCTGGCAATACAACATGCGCACAATGGCCATTGTCCATGtcagtaattaataaatctacAAATAGAAGTAGGGAGAAACTAAAATATCATAGGGGAAGGTAATACCAATTGGAGCTAGGCCAATTTGTACACCTACAGGTAATTGCAGGTTGGGGTTATGATTGAACACCCAGATCCTTACCGTAAAATGACCAAACAAAAAAGTCTTGGACATAATttatgggaatgcaattaCTGGGTTAGATCCAGCATACGTAAGATTATCCCAGTGattatcattatttaaataacataataatagTGAATTTAATACCAGCAGTAGCAGAAACAACATGAAACAGAACTAAGCAAAAAATACCATACCAATGGCTGTTGAGGTATTGTCCTGAGCAGCCCATGTTGGATCCAACAAAGCATAGCCAACAGCAGAGTCTAGTTCCCCGAGTGATCTTTTGGCATCAGTGAGCCACCAACTCTCCTTTATTATACGAGATGCCTCCATATAAAGTTGCAAGTGAAAATCAGGAGGAAGCTGAGCCAGTAGGAGACCACAAGCTTGGATCAATAAGCAAGATAGTTGCTGGCAAGTATAACCACTTCGAGAAACAAAAGTAGCAGTATTGATTCCGGAAACTGAAGGATTTGATCTACTTGCACCTAAGGAATCTGTGCTTCCCCCTGAAGGGGATGTTGGTAAAACTGATCCTTGCCCAGCGCCATTAGAAGCTCCATGCAGACCATTGCTGGACTGTATTAGAGTTGGTTGTATATTAACCACAATTTGAACTAGAGATGATACAATCTGGGATGCAGTCACCGGAAGCGATAGCAGTTCAATTACTGCAGTTTCAAGAACCAGTTGAGTATAAGTTCCAGGATCCTGAATTTGATAGAAAGCTTTCTGGGCATCAGAAATATTTGTTGGCCCAGACTGAGACGTAGCTGGAGTTTTGGTGTTCGGATTCCGTAGTGAATTGCACAAACCATCTCCAAGTGATCCATACTTGGAATTGGTATTTAATGGGGGTAACATATTGTTCACAAGTCCCAACAACAGAGTTGCAAAATACTCAGGAGGTGGGCACATAACAGGGTTCGATGAACTAATGTGCTGTGGGAACGACTCGGAAAATGGTATCTGaaacaatttttttgtaataaagataaatagaAGCAGGAAGGTAAAGTAGCATGCAAAAgcaatatataaagaaatacaACAGGAATGAGAAGCAAGGAAGAGAGGGTAAATACCTTGCTGAGATCTAATACATTTAGTATCCGCACAATGAGCTTTCCAGGAAGATGACCATAAAAATATGCAAGTATATCACGAACAAATGTGAATCTTAAGGGGTGATATGCTAGAAATGGAGAATACATGGCCAGAACTCTATCAGCAGGATCTATGGCATCATTTTCAACGAGTCTATAAACAATTAAGGGGATGACAGGAAGCAAACGAGCTGCAATATCATCAAAGAATGTGGGATACCTACAGAGCTTATAACAAACAGTGTCAATTAAGCCACCTTTCAGAAGTGTAGGTTCAGTTAGAAAAGTAACTTCAGTTTTCATAAGAAAATGCATTAAATATAACATTGATAGAGAATACACgcccagaaaaaaaaaaaaaagaataaccTTCTCATCTTCCCAGTTGAAGTGTAGCTCCCAAATCACACACACATACGAATGGATGGTTAAAGGTGTAAGATCCACttccaatttctttttggcAAAACATCCTCTATATTCTATTAAGTAATTAAGATAAAGCAGTAGCTTATAAAACatccaatcaaaatatttaaagcaTCTTCACATGCTACACTTTCATGATTTCAGtgaaaccctaattttatCACTAAAAGGTTCAATCTACAACACAATGTTTTGACGTACAATAACAAAATTTTGGTCCAAGATTACTAATTGAAATTATTCAGCTAATTAAAAGTAATCCGGCAAGCTTGCCATAAGCATAGATAATTTTCAGCAATACAGAATTTTACAGAAGATTtcacaaaaaaaatttcaaaatggcATTTTTGTTTTCTGGTTCATAAATAATGCAGAACAAATGGTTTCAAACCAAGACCAGACAGCTAACACACCCTAAGATTTAGTATTAAAGTATcttcattttcaaagctaCATATTTGGTGCCAAAGCTTTCCCAGTTAAACAAATGCTAGCTTGTGGCCACACTAGATGTGATGCTACTCTTTCTTCTCAGCCCCTGAATTCAAACAATCACTTTCACATTAGTTTAAACATAGACGTCACTTCCAGCATCTTGAAGTATCAAGTTGCAAGATCCTGAAgattttgtttcttgacatcAAACTGATAAAGAGTCCACTTCCTGCTTATGAGTTATGAcataagaaaaactaaacaCATGTTCAAGTGGGTCCGGGTCACACTTTTTCAAGtacaaaaactgaaaaatctgACTTAATTATTCTTAACACATGGCATAGCTAGCCATTCTTTTTGCTTTGGACTTTCTAGCAAAAAATCAACCCATCACAGACATTTTCAATGacctcacattcataaataacaCATAGCTCAACTAGCTCAACCAATCATTAAATATTGTCAATGAACTCACATGCTTATGGTTACATCTCTATGAACCTAGTTTCCTATGTTGTGAAGATTTGGTAAGACATAGCAGAtacaaaaaaaacaaaagattgTCAACCAAGCTTGCTCCTTGAATTGCAGCTTTACTTTGTTAGATGCTACAATCTGCTGTTGCCCTTGCAttttatgtgcatccatttttgATAATTAACCAAAAGACTTCATTAAAAGTGCTCCAGATATCAGCTTCATTAAGAGCCTTAATAGAATATCCacgattaaatttttattcggttCTTAAGTTCCatgaattaaaaatcaaatggACCAACAGAACCTCAAGTACAAGAGCAGAGAAACCATATATAATTCCAATTAGCGAACACATGATAAACAAGATTTGACCTGTCCTTCCATGAGAGATGATTTCCAAGTGCTTTTTGCAACTCAAGACGCTTGAAAACTCCAGAGAAAAGCCAATGCTCAGGAGGCCCACGATTCAtacaaaataatttcactCTTTGTTGAAGCTCTTGCCTGTCAAGTAGACTGATCTGCAACATGCATTATGATACTATCACATGAGTATAAGCACAACAAACAAGTCAAACATGACTTGTGCATAGATCCAATAAACACCACATAAGCATATCTATTGGAGATAGGTTATAGAAATCTGAACAGTGGCTTTCCTGAAATCAAGGTATTAACTATCAAGATCAATAATCTCCTTAAACTAAGAGTGCATGTGGACTATTGTCCTAACAATTAGGGTGTGGTGGGGCCTAAGTGCCTAGTATAAAGTTCAACTCCTAACTATTACGGTACTTGTCACATGCATCTAATCCATAATTCTGCCACTAAATGTTTCCAAATGAATCCCTTATCTCCATAAACTAATCTAAAGAGATACAAAACCAGGCCTCATCCTCGAACCTCAAAAACTTAATGCAGTGGCTCTATAAACAATCATGCCCCCACTTCAGACCCTTTGCCACGACATCCTGaaccaaaatttatttttgcatcAAGTATCCATgattcaataaaatcatacaGTATCTCATCAGATTCTGTATCAACACATCTTACTTAAAATGTAGTTCTAAGATGATAGTAATGAAGAAAAGATTTCAAATAGCCAACACCAACCAATTAGAGATCAAGGTTGGATGATCTCAAGTAAAGTTTATACATCATCAAAATCAAGTCTTCAGTCGAAtgcaaaacaaaaagaatgcAGAATAAGAGAACAAACTATAAATGAACCTAAAATTAAGATGATTTTTATCTgtcatctttcttcttccttaataaagcttcttttcttattagaaaaaacaATGAGCCTTGCAGACATAATCACAGATTTAACAATATGCAAATGCAAAATACAAGATGAAATTGTAAAGATAACATACCACAATTCGCAAAGCATGAGGATCATCGTCACGGTCAGTGAGGGCAAGAAGCAAGATATCCAAAGGAAGCAGCTCATGACCCCAAACAAAAAACGCAAGGTTTGCACAAGTTTTCAACAGAAGGTCCTGAAAATTGAGGGGAAAACAACAATAACATAACATGAAAAAGTTTGGATATTCTAAACTAATATGCAGGCTTTAGTACATAGAATCTGGAGTAACCaaggaagaaaatataaaCCTGTAAGGAATGTCCATGCTGAAGTTCCATTTGAATACGATGAAGTAGAACATCCACCAtagtataaatatttgaagtcACTTCTTCAGGAGAGAATTCTCTCAAAACACGTGCCTGAACACCATCAGACAAAGTATTCCTTACATCCCATGTTTAAGGATCTTTAACAAATAACTAATGCAATCAACATTTTACCATACGACAATCATATTTTTTCCTGACCACTTTTTGCGTCATTCATATGGatctcaaattttttatttttttaacaaatatgGATTTCAGTTCTAATGATGGAGTTGATGAGCAACCTAGCTccagaaattaaaagaacaagGAGGTCACATTGTGGGTACAATCCACTTCATCCAGAAAATAACCACCTCACCATATGATTCTGTGTCTCTTTTTTTATGTGAATTgtgatttaaacaaaaaaaaaaaagcaattaaaagaTGGTAGAGTCATACCAGATTAACACTATTGATGTTTTCTGGATGCCCCTGCATCAGTATCCATGCACCAGCACACAGATATTGTCGGTGCTGAGGGAAACTATGGTTGATGTAAGTCATAACATAAGCAGGCTCAGCAGATGGTGAGAGAAGCTGGGTACATTGGTTGATAACAGTTGTCTCTGTCTGCAAAacaatatgataatataaCATTTATTTCACAGTTTAATCTCCCTGAATTTAAGATTTCTGCAAGTTTTGCATGATTTCTAATttgcaaaagagaaaagaagataaCTTTCAAGTTCGAGTTTGCAGGATACTCCTCAATAATGGCGGGCCAAGTCTCAGAAACTCTCAGGACtataattttgagaaattAAGGTCATCCATTATATGCAACCTTACCCCTATCCTTTTGTAACAGTTTCCACAATTTAACTTGTGACCTTCCGATCATGAAAGACCAAGGCGCATCCTCATACAATTTGTTAGGAAGGATTTATTCAATTGTTCTAAAGCATAAAGGCACATCCTTGCGTCAACCATGAAGTCATTTAAGTCGTATAAAAATTCTAGGAGAGTGCCCTTTAAGTTCCATATTCCTTGATTTTACCATTTCACTAGACACCAAAATGGAGATTCCTTTAGTTTCTTTCACAAATTTGTGAACTTTAGAGTTTACGTGGCCTTTCTTCAGCTGGCTTAGTTAGTGCAGCTCCCACTCAAATTATTTAACCATGAAACCAGGAAGCAGAAGAAACCTAAAAGACACTGGTATATAGAAAAGATACTCtcagtttttatatattttccaGTAAACCTACTGCATGTAAATATAGGCATCTTGTGCCATTTTATTTTAGGAAGTTAATAACTAATTCCGACTATAATAAGGAGAACTTGCACCATCTACAGCTAATAAAACATTCTTAAATTAAACACACTACAGACTTCTTATTTAAACACAATCCTAGAATTTTAGGAAATTTAATACTCTACCCATCATTCAACCTCATCTGACATTGAAGGTTGAGGCTCTTATAACTGATTAAACACTAATGAGCAGTGAAAGATCCCCATTGGATAATTTCTCCAACCAGCTATAATAGTTCAAGCCTTGACTAACAATGAAACTCAATCAGAAGcacaaaaacaattaaacAACACAAGCATTgtgaaaacaaaaaaggaagagaaagaaaaacaattaaatgcTAAACCTGCTGCCATTCTTGAATAGCTAGCCCCCTTTTATCTATCCTCCCACTCAAGGCATCATGAAGAAGAGAAGGAAAGTAGCGCAGTGTTTTCTCTGACCATGTGTGTTGGCTAGTTGCCATAATCTGTTCTAGCATAGTCTGGAGATAGAGCAAGTGATCAGCATCAGCAATGCCACGGGTTTTGATGATAATGGCAAGAGTAATTACAGTGACACGATTCAAAGTTTCAGTGAATTCAGTTGGACCCTGGAAAAAGATTCAGCAGTAAACTGTTAGTTTGGCTCATGTgagagaaataagaaaaaaataatccaaTTGGTGATGACAGGATCATACTTTCCCTTCTCTTTTCACAGAGAAAAAATCTCTCAgcgataaaattaaattcatgcACAAGTTTTCTGCAAGCCGAAATACACGATGATCTCCTCGTTTCCCTTTTAAAGTAGAAACTATTTTTGTAACATCATACATCAATGATTTGCTTTTCCCTTGGTACCTACAAATAATGGACATGTCACGAGCAAATTAAGTTTGCACTTATCTTGAGATTAAAGAAGTAAGATACAAGCTACCTATTGACGAGCATATGAAGCCCTATATTCTGATAAGAACAATGAATTGTTACAGCATTGTTCGTAATAAGTAACTAAATTGGAAAGTTCCAATAGGACACAGCATATGTATATGGGAAGCAAACAAAGAAACACCAGGAACAAGACAGCCTACAGTCAAGAGTCCGAAACAGAGATTATTCAGATGCCCGCATTCAGAAATACtatgtttttaaatttcaacaCATTGTGCAAATTATCATTTTCcctgaaagaaaatattagcTTCATCAGATGGACTCCACATGTTCTTGCCTGTATAGTGGAAGTAATCGGTAATTCACAATTTCAAACACCAGTAGAGTCACTCCAGGCTTGCTCAATAAGGATGGATACCTCTGTGCCAAATGCTGCAAAAAAAACTCAAGGCATGTTATTTTCACATCAACTAGCACATCTCCCCATATCATATACAAGCattagaaattcaaaaatGGCTGAACATTAACACAAGTGCAGAGAAGATTACAGAGTAAGGAGAGGGGAGTGGGCACATAAATCACAAAAGggtatgaaattaaaatttaaaggatCCTTCAGCTGTTACAGATAAAAATTACAACAATTAGTAGGGTAGCAGGAAGTgcttgtaataaaaaatattagccATTTAGTTAATCATCTTCTCATTCTACCTTTTGTCAAAATCAGAAAGTTAATCTTATTCTCAGGAATGAAGAGTAGAACACAGCTATTCCCTTCTACTTTGTCTAAAATGATTTTGCCTTCAATTCTTTTCCCATTTCCTCTCTTTGCACAAATAGCTAAATTCCTATTGCTAAACGAATAAATGTAATTGAGCATGtcaattttgaaagaaatatgaaaaaagtAACATTACCTATGCCTAGATCCCAGAATGACAAGAAACTAGAAAAACCTTCTTAATTGTAGCCAACATCTTATTACaaataattttgacaaatcaagaaaaaaggagaaatttcctattaattctttttatttactagTCTCAAGTGTTACAAAATCTATGGTCTAGATTCAAGTGAAAAGTATCTGCTAAAACACcctcaaaaaaatattaaaaaaaaaaaaaaatttagtttcttttccCAAATCCTTGACTTTTGTTGCATGCATCgcagtaaaatttttattctataatattgttaaataaatGTGGATTTATGATTTTGTTAGTTACTCAGTTTTTGGCATCATATtcaaaaaacttaaatttgaACATTTCCAATTTCTGaattataatgaaattttaaaatttcaagcTTTGAGTTTGTCTCAATCATGTCTCTCTAGGCTCTAAAGATCTACTGAttctttatttgaaaaatgttTGCTGTTACTTTCTTCTATGGCATGAAAGATATAAAGTATAAAGAAAAGTTGTTTTTAGCTCTGagaaaatataactaaaatcCATTGAGAATACTAGTAATGTAGTACCTGCTACTTTCTAGTCAAAATCTTGCCAATCTATGTATCAGGAAGCAGAATGAATTGCAAAAAggaaagacaaaaagaaagagagattcAAGCCCATGATGGCCATGGCCCATTACATGCATGTGGAATGGCATAAATTTGAGGCACTGCAATCATGTCCATGACATAAATGCATAGATGATTCAAAACCATGCCACTAGGGGAGAAGAATGTATAAGACAAGTAGAAACCATCAACAAATTGGTAGTTCTTAAACCTATACCTGGCATGTCCTCTACCTACATATTTGCATCAAGCCACAGCATTTTATCACCCAACCACAATTTAGaaggtaaaagaaattacactGAAGTGCGAACGAAACAATGAGTGAGGTGCAATGAGCAGCAATCGACAGTATGTTTCAACCATTGCAATGCTAGGAATAACCTGCAGCACATATTAGAATCATATCAGAAGCAATTGTCGAACATTTAGACATCTTATGTATCTTTGCATTCTAGGATTGCAATTGTTCAGAGAATTCATTTTCACTAACACTTTGTGCTTGTTTGCTTCAActtcttttttcataaaaaaatgaaatttcatggagaaaaaaagaaagaaagatgaaaggAGAGTCCAATATGGAGGATAAGGTATCCTATAATCTTCAACATACAGCTATAAAGACACACACAAGAACGAAGTTTAAGGTAATAACACTCAAAGAAAATCCCCCTAAAACCTCCAGAAGCATATACCCACAAAATTGTCAAACTTGGTTAGCTAGACTAAAGATGCACTTCCGGAAAATGCATTCCTACTTTATGCCAGATTTTTTTAAGAGAAGATAGTTTTCATATAAAGTTGCTTTTGAAGATTGTGAAAATGAAATCTCAAATTTCCTTGCAACCAATTTATGGAGCAAATCTTGtcttagcaatttttttcaTGCCTAAAATATGGttcaataacaaaataaagcaTTTCATAATATGCACCATATCCTAAAACTTTTCTTCTCTGTATTTCAGGAAATTGATTGTCATTGATTAACTGATTGCATTATTTTGGCATGAGATATCTTCATAATTTGACTTCGAATAAAAAGCAGTACCTGCCCAGCAAATAAAGAATCTTCCAGTTGAAAGACCAACTTTAGACATAGATTCAGTGAAAGGCCAGATAATAACGATATTGGTAACGGGTTTACTTCCCTCATCACCATTAATCTCTCATTGGACTGCATACTTGTCCCTGCTAACTCAGAAACTCCAGCAGAGGATAACCAATTCACCACTGTTTCACAAGCTGGCTGTGACATAGTGTAGGACACAACCCAAAACATTCCAATTGATCTATCATCCATATTCATGTAATCAATCATGCGATCACCTGAAATGGAAagtaaaaaagattaaaaatactGAACTTACCATATGGTACTTCATCATGTTCCCTAGGTAGTAATAAatctcaatttaattattgtatcACCAAGAAATATTATCAGAAAGATGGCTTTAAGTATGCCATTAGTGTTAAATCCTGTTCTGAAAGAAAACAccaaagaaaatatgagaCTGTTGAGGATGTTAGGCTTTTGTAGGAAGGAAGGATTTACAAGCATGCACTTTTAATGTGTTTTTGCATCTAATTTTTATACCACCTATCTATAcagataaaaatattgaataaacgTGTCACCAACAATTCTAAGTTAAATTTGTTATGGACAATAAGCACATTAAGTGCCATTATATTACCACTTGGGCTCTTATCATATCTGTTGCATGAGGTCCAACAGCATTGGAAAGCTGTAATGCAGCTAATTTTATGCTTTGATTTCTTCTTTGCGACCTTTTAGAGAAGAACATTGTATTCCTACAATATATCATTTTCACCTTTTTCCTTCACGTCCTTGGTCataattatgatttatttgAACATAAAAACgttgacaaaaataaaacacgTGAAAAAACACATAGCACAAACTAAGACATGTGCAATTTGTACATGACTTACGATGAGAAGAACCTAAAATCAGTATTCTATGACCACAGAATGATGATGTGAAgtagaaaagtaaaagaagtAAATTAGCTGGATATTCAATAAAAGTTTCTAATCCTAATCACCAacaataactaaataataaaaaaatttcaactgGAATTACATTGGAGAGAAATATACCTTTGGTCACTGTTCTCCACCATTCATCTATTTGCTTTCCTTTCTGAAGCTGCTCACTATTCAGATATTCTCTCGTCGATGTGTTCAATGACCAGATACGCAAGTTCTGACAGCTGCTTATAAAATCAAGCAATATGCTTTGAGGATTATTAGGGTCTGAACTTCGATCTTCTCTATGAAATGACATAATCTTTCTTGTTGTCTCTACCTGCCACCAGAATTGCAATGCCAAAGTTTGAATGTGAGGAAGTAGAATCCCAAACAAACAGGAAGCATTTTACCCTTAATAAGTGACAGTTGACTGCTACCAACAAATGTGTAAAAGCTGATAGATATGAACAAGGAAAGACCAAATGAAGTCAGCTATGCAGTGAATGTGAAGGAGAAGATGCAATAGTGTATTGCTGCAGTAGAAggcattaaaattttacactGAAAAACAACCTTTCTAGCATCTGTAGTTAATGCATTCACCACAATCTCGACTCGAATAATTTGTGCAAGCAGCCACGTCATATGATTCGTGCGAAGAATGTGCTGATCACCTTCTGTGAGACGTGCAACTAGCTTATCCACGAAATCAACAAAATCAATACATCCACTCTTCATAAGGAAAAATAGTATGTCGGAGAAGACAAGCCACTCCTGCCAACAATTAACTTCTGCAGTTTACCAAAGGAGAAGGTCTAagagttaatatatttttctagaCCATCTGCATCAAAgaaatcatataaataatatgaattcAACATTAACAGTACGAAAATGATGAGCAGCTTTATCCAGTTGATATACTGTGCTACCATGAGAAACCGATCTACTACATCTCTTGGTCTAACATCATGATTTAGGCTTAGCAATAGAATCAAAAATTCAacattacaaaaaaaattatgaaaagagTCAACAATCCTCAATAACCACATATAGCCACAGCaaatgaaaaaggaataaaCATTTGCCTGAATTTGTTAGCTTCAGTAGTTCAACAATTCTATCAATTGTTGCCTCACAAATCATGCTAGAAACGAAAACAGCACCAGGAGTAGGCCCATGAGCAGGATTCCTATAGCTGGGAGCCACAAGTAGCACTCGCTTCCACCAGTCAGGTGATGGAGTAGTGCGAAGAGCATGCCTTATACACCGCAAAGCTCTTTCCCAATCCAAACTTCCCCTCTGAATGGAATTTGCAAGATCCTACACAATAGAGAGATATAGAACTTGATCATTACACCATAACAAGCAACAAGGCATGTCTATCAAGGGGACAGGATTTTATGCACAAAGGAAGCTTGTTGGGTGGAGGTTTTTCCCATGTGTAATATGGGTAACAGGCTCACATACAGTAAACAGTAATACTATGTGTGACAATTTACCATAAAACTCTGTAATCACTTGAAATACTAGCTAGAGTCAAATACCATATGAatcaaatttatgttttcaGGGCTCTTTTCTCCATGTGTGTAACTTAAAGGTCATTTCAGTAGAAATCAAAGTGGTTTAAAGTTCTCCTTTACAACAAAGATCCAACAATGGGAATGGGGAGGGGTGATGAAGTGATGTAGTATGTAGTTACTCTGTATAGGCATAAATCAAATCTTAACCATGACCAAAGCTTCTCTTCGACAGGTAAACCAGACGTGATCATGACCCAAGCCCATCTTCAGCAGGATTATTCACAATTATAATTCTTGTATTAGCAATTCTAGTAGTAGGGaacttaaaaaggaaaagtaatttcatattttgtaGGACTGTTAAgcaattttctattttatttctccACATGAGGATGTAATCTTTACAGGCAAATTAGGGATTTTTGGTTGACCTGGGCGACTGAGGTAACTCAAAAATCCTGTCCTCAGTTTGTATTGCAGGCTCCAACTTGCCTGCATGAAGCCAGAATTGTTAGTGATTATTGTAGTATTCTTGGTATGA comes from Ricinus communis isolate WT05 ecotype wild-type chromosome 5, ASM1957865v1, whole genome shotgun sequence and encodes:
- the LOC8258911 gene encoding mediator of RNA polymerase II transcription subunit 23 isoform X1, which translates into the protein MDQNQRSIAATTAASRGYQFQPARAAIIDLFNLYLGRSSRQKHDDSTREPPNKTQKRVLALNRELPPRNEQFLINFEQLQSQFPDQDQLRSVTESVLISLVIQCCNHAPRAEFLLFALRSLCSIGYINWDTFLPSLLSSVSSAEMSAGQAGQTVSAISSMNSSQNVILPSSSAIPNSSNFQPSNPTSPLASVHGIGSPVQSAIEPSLLATVSPVKSSDISGNGQPSTSRVNLSSRDNAINSLRQLCCKIILTGLEFNLKPATHSEIFHHMLNWLVNWDQRQHGVDESDSVRSWRPEKALIEWLRSCLDVIWLLVDENKCRVPFYELLRSGLQFIENIPDDEALFTLILEIHRRRDMMAMHMQMLDQHLHCPTFGTHRILSQTTPNISVEAAANLRYSPITYPSVLGEPLHGEDLANSIQRGSLDWERALRCIRHALRTTPSPDWWKRVLLVAPSYRNPAHGPTPGAVFVSSMICEATIDRIVELLKLTNSEVNCWQEWLVFSDILFFLMKSGCIDFVDFVDKLVARLTEGDQHILRTNHMTWLLAQIIRVEIVVNALTTDARKVETTRKIMSFHREDRSSDPNNPQSILLDFISSCQNLRIWSLNTSTREYLNSEQLQKGKQIDEWWRTVTKGDRMIDYMNMDDRSIGMFWVVSYTMSQPACETVVNWLSSAGVSELAGTSMQSNERLMVMREVNPLPISLLSGLSLNLCLKLVFQLEDSLFAGQVIPSIAMVETYCRLLLIAPHSLFRSHFSHLAQRYPSLLSKPGVTLLVFEIVNYRLLPLYRYQGKSKSLMYDVTKIVSTLKGKRGDHRVFRLAENLCMNLILSLRDFFSVKREGKGPTEFTETLNRVTVITLAIIIKTRGIADADHLLYLQTMLEQIMATSQHTWSEKTLRYFPSLLHDALSGRIDKRGLAIQEWQQTETTVINQCTQLLSPSAEPAYVMTYINHSFPQHRQYLCAGAWILMQGHPENINSVNLARVLREFSPEEVTSNIYTMVDVLLHRIQMELQHGHSLQDLLLKTCANLAFFVWGHELLPLDILLLALTDRDDDPHALRIVISLLDRQELQQRVKLFCMNRGPPEHWLFSGVFKRLELQKALGNHLSWKDRYPTFFDDIAARLLPVIPLIVYRLVENDAIDPADRVLAMYSPFLAYHPLRFTFVRDILAYFYGHLPGKLIVRILNVLDLSKIPFSESFPQHISSSNPVMCPPPEYFATLLLGLVNNMLPPLNTNSKYGSLGDGLCNSLRNPNTKTPATSQSGPTNISDAQKAFYQIQDPGTYTQLVLETAVIELLSLPVTASQIVSSLVQIVVNIQPTLIQSSNGLHGASNGAGQGSVLPTSPSGGSTDSLGASRSNPSVSGINTATFVSRSGYTCQQLSCLLIQACGLLLAQLPPDFHLQLYMEASRIIKESWWLTDAKRSLGELDSAVGYALLDPTWAAQDNTSTAIGNIVALLHSFFSNLPQEWLEGTHAIVKHLRPITSVAMLRIAFRIMGPLLPRLANAHSLFNKTLLLLLNTMVDVFGRNSQPSTPVEASEIADLIDFLHHVIHYEGQGGPVQANSKPRAEVLALCARAAESLRPDIQHLLSHLKPDVNSSIYAATHPKLVQNPS